Proteins co-encoded in one Prevotella sp. E13-27 genomic window:
- a CDS encoding 3-phosphoshikimate 1-carboxyvinyltransferase, protein MTQYSITAPASLNTSVKLPASKSISNRALIICALAGVKEEKLPDNLSDCDDTEVIVEAMRSMPDVIDIKAAGTAMRFMTAFLAATDNGEHVLTGTERMKQRPIKVLVKALRQLGADITYDGVEDYPPLRIKGKKLNGGSLEIEGNVSSQYISALLLIGPMLRDGLELRLIGDIISRPYIDLTLWTMREFGADAEWTSVDTITVKPKPYVPHPYLVENDWSAASYWYEMTALSDQQDVEVRLDGLMDGSKQGDSSVRYIFSLLGVKTLFGTKEDGKPTTVTLRKSPHRIPRLEYDFLNSPDLAQTFVVTCAMKGIHFHFKGLQTLKIKESDRIEALKTEMRKLGFVIHDVDGRELVWDGERCEPEEIPAIDTYNDHRMALAFAPVAMKQPIVINNPEVVSKSYPHYWQDLQQAGFIVSPQF, encoded by the coding sequence ATGACACAATACTCTATAACAGCACCGGCGAGTCTTAATACCAGTGTGAAGCTTCCTGCTTCGAAAAGCATATCAAACAGAGCACTCATAATATGTGCTCTCGCAGGTGTTAAGGAAGAGAAGCTCCCAGATAATCTTAGCGATTGTGACGATACCGAGGTCATTGTTGAAGCGATGCGCAGCATGCCTGATGTCATTGATATCAAGGCTGCTGGTACCGCCATGCGCTTTATGACGGCTTTCCTTGCTGCCACTGACAATGGCGAGCATGTCCTGACGGGTACTGAGCGCATGAAGCAACGTCCGATAAAAGTCCTTGTAAAGGCTCTGCGACAGCTTGGCGCTGACATAACCTACGATGGGGTAGAGGACTATCCGCCACTTCGCATAAAAGGCAAGAAACTCAATGGCGGCTCGCTCGAGATTGAAGGAAACGTAAGCTCACAGTATATCTCTGCGCTGCTGTTAATTGGTCCCATGCTTAGGGATGGACTGGAACTTCGTCTTATTGGCGATATCATTTCACGTCCTTATATAGACCTCACACTGTGGACTATGCGCGAGTTTGGTGCTGATGCAGAATGGACTTCGGTAGATACGATAACTGTTAAGCCGAAACCATACGTGCCGCATCCTTATCTCGTTGAGAACGACTGGAGCGCTGCCTCCTATTGGTATGAGATGACGGCTCTGTCTGACCAGCAGGATGTAGAGGTAAGACTTGACGGACTTATGGATGGCTCAAAGCAGGGCGACTCTTCTGTGCGCTATATCTTTAGCCTGCTTGGAGTGAAGACGCTGTTTGGAACTAAAGAGGATGGAAAGCCAACGACAGTAACACTACGTAAGAGTCCGCACCGCATACCACGGCTGGAGTATGACTTCCTTAACTCGCCCGACCTTGCGCAGACGTTTGTCGTGACATGCGCAATGAAAGGCATACACTTCCATTTCAAAGGCCTTCAGACACTAAAGATTAAAGAGAGCGACCGCATAGAGGCGCTGAAGACTGAGATGCGTAAGCTAGGCTTCGTCATTCATGATGTTGATGGTCGTGAACTTGTGTGGGATGGTGAGCGATGCGAGCCTGAGGAGATACCTGCCATTGATACGTATAATGATCACAGAATGGCCCTCGCCTTCGCACCAGTGGCAATGAAACAGCCGATAGTGATAAACAATCCTGAGGTGGTGAGCAAGTCATATCCGCACTATTGGCAAGACTTACAGCAGGCAGGATTCATTGTCTCTCCACAATTTTGA
- a CDS encoding helix-turn-helix domain-containing protein produces the protein MKYPYENPDFGLKELSELIGTTQTRIIELFRRSPIHKSVDDYLDYLRLLRSMYYLQTQPAWGIAACAQQAGFSVIRTFNR, from the coding sequence TTGAAGTACCCTTATGAGAATCCTGACTTCGGACTGAAGGAACTGTCAGAGCTTATAGGTACTACTCAGACGCGTATAATAGAGCTGTTCCGTCGCTCGCCAATACACAAGAGTGTTGACGACTATCTTGACTATCTTCGTTTGCTGCGCTCTATGTACTACCTACAGACGCAGCCTGCATGGGGCATCGCTGCCTGTGCACAGCAGGCGGGCTTCTCTGTCATACGCACTTTCAATCGCTAG
- a CDS encoding Lrp/AsnC family transcriptional regulator: MAEILDETDLQILKTLQKNAKLTTKELADAVHLTPTPVFERQKRLEKKGYIKKYVAVLDAEKLGQGLQVFCKVKLKQINHEIANAFTHRIMRIPEVTECYNTSGAYDYLLKVRARDMKQYQEFVLNKLGEIESLASIESTFVMSEIKQSYGINI; this comes from the coding sequence ATGGCAGAAATCTTAGACGAAACCGACCTGCAGATACTGAAAACGCTGCAAAAAAACGCGAAACTGACAACAAAAGAGCTGGCAGATGCAGTACATCTGACCCCTACCCCAGTATTTGAACGACAGAAAAGGCTGGAAAAGAAAGGTTACATAAAGAAGTATGTAGCCGTGCTCGATGCCGAGAAGTTAGGGCAAGGCCTTCAGGTCTTCTGTAAAGTGAAACTAAAGCAGATAAACCATGAGATTGCCAATGCCTTCACACATCGCATTATGCGCATACCAGAAGTTACAGAGTGTTATAACACATCGGGCGCATACGACTATCTGTTAAAGGTACGTGCACGCGACATGAAGCAATATCAGGAATTTGTACTCAACAAGCTTGGTGAGATAGAGAGCTTGGCATCTATTGAGAGTACCTTCGTGATGAGCGAAATAAAACAGAGCTACGGCATTAACATCTAA
- a CDS encoding O-acetylhomoserine aminocarboxypropyltransferase/cysteine synthase family protein produces the protein MAQNKNYRFETLQLHVGQEQADPATDARAVPIYQTTSYVFRNSQHAADRFGLRDAGNIYGRLTNSTQGVFEDRVAALEGGVAGLAVASGAAAITYALQNIVQAGDHIVAADNLYGGSYNLITHTLATQGITNTIINVNDLDALEAAIKPNTKVVYAETFGNPNSDVLDLEGVAAVAHKHGIPFIVDNTFGTPYLIRPLEHGADIVVHSATKFLGGHGTSLGGVIVDGGKFDWKQNDKFPTLSKPDPSYHGIVFADAVGAAAYVTRIRAVILRDTGAAISPFNAFILLQGVETLSLRVERHVENALKVVDFLANHPKVAKVNHPALESHHDHKLYQKYFPNGGGSIFTFEIKGGQEEAWKFIDALQIFSLLANVADVKSLVIHPYTTTHSQLSPEELAEQHITPSTIRLSIGTEHIDDIIEDLSQALDQI, from the coding sequence ATGGCACAGAACAAGAATTACCGTTTCGAGACTTTGCAACTCCACGTAGGCCAAGAACAGGCTGACCCCGCAACCGATGCACGCGCCGTGCCCATCTATCAGACCACGTCGTATGTGTTCCGTAATTCACAGCATGCTGCCGACCGCTTTGGTCTGCGTGATGCAGGTAATATTTATGGTCGTCTGACCAACTCTACCCAGGGAGTGTTTGAAGACCGTGTGGCTGCCCTCGAGGGTGGAGTGGCTGGTCTGGCTGTAGCCTCAGGTGCAGCTGCTATCACCTATGCCTTGCAGAACATTGTGCAGGCTGGCGATCATATCGTGGCTGCCGACAACCTTTATGGTGGCTCTTACAACCTAATTACACATACGCTGGCTACACAGGGCATTACAAACACCATTATTAACGTGAATGACCTTGACGCTCTTGAAGCCGCTATCAAACCCAACACTAAAGTAGTATATGCCGAGACCTTCGGCAACCCCAACTCTGATGTGCTCGACCTTGAGGGCGTGGCAGCAGTAGCCCACAAGCACGGCATCCCATTTATTGTCGATAACACTTTTGGAACACCTTATCTCATCCGTCCGTTGGAGCATGGTGCAGATATTGTTGTGCATTCTGCCACCAAGTTCCTGGGCGGCCACGGCACCAGCCTCGGTGGTGTGATTGTAGATGGAGGTAAGTTCGACTGGAAACAGAACGACAAGTTCCCAACACTCTCTAAGCCCGATCCCTCTTATCATGGTATCGTTTTCGCTGATGCCGTAGGTGCTGCCGCTTACGTCACACGTATCCGTGCCGTCATCCTGCGCGATACTGGTGCTGCTATCTCACCCTTCAACGCCTTCATCTTGTTGCAGGGTGTAGAGACACTGAGCCTGCGCGTAGAGCGTCATGTAGAGAACGCCCTGAAGGTGGTTGATTTCCTCGCCAATCATCCAAAGGTGGCTAAGGTTAACCATCCTGCTCTTGAGAGTCATCATGACCACAAACTTTATCAGAAGTACTTCCCCAACGGTGGTGGCTCTATCTTCACCTTCGAGATAAAGGGTGGTCAGGAAGAGGCTTGGAAGTTTATCGATGCCCTGCAGATCTTCTCACTCTTGGCCAATGTGGCCGACGTTAAGAGTCTGGTGATTCATCCATACACCACCACCCACTCTCAGCTCTCGCCTGAGGAACTGGCTGAACAGCACATCACACCCTCTACCATCCGCTTGAGCATCGGTACCGAGCACATCGACGATATTATTGAGGATTTGTCTCAGGCGCTTGACCAGATATAA
- a CDS encoding anaerobic sulfatase-maturation protein has protein sequence MSIIAPFSHPMYVMAKAVGASCNLACKYCYYTEKKNLYRDDARHVMSDELLERFTRQYIEAQTMNEILFTWHGGEPLMRPISFYEKAIRLQQQYGRGRTINNCFQTNGTLIDDEWAAFFKRHNMLVGVSIDGPQPYHDAYRKSRNGGPSFHQVMKGIDILNRHGVDWNAMAVVNNLNAEAPLGFYHFFKDIGCHYIQFTPVVERIKGHEDGRHLASLTDSEELALADFSVTPEQWGRFLCELFDEWVRKDVGTYFIQLFDATLANYAGIEPGICSMSESCGHANVMEYNGDLYSCDHFVFPEYKLGNINKETLTEMLYGERQTTFGRNKRATLPQQCRECKFNRICNGECPRNRFVKDRYGNPGLNYLCAGYHKFFEHSAPYFAFMKQELDNDRAPANVMSQLF, from the coding sequence ATGAGCATCATAGCCCCTTTCTCACATCCCATGTATGTGATGGCGAAGGCAGTAGGAGCATCGTGTAACCTGGCGTGCAAATACTGCTACTATACGGAGAAGAAGAATCTGTATAGGGATGACGCGCGCCACGTGATGAGCGACGAACTGTTGGAGCGATTCACACGTCAGTATATAGAGGCGCAGACCATGAATGAGATTCTCTTTACCTGGCATGGGGGAGAACCGCTGATGCGCCCCATCAGTTTCTATGAGAAGGCTATCCGCCTACAACAGCAGTATGGCAGAGGAAGAACCATCAACAACTGCTTTCAGACCAACGGCACACTGATAGATGATGAATGGGCAGCATTTTTCAAGCGACATAACATGCTGGTGGGGGTATCGATAGACGGTCCACAACCCTATCACGATGCCTATCGAAAGAGTCGAAACGGAGGGCCATCGTTCCATCAGGTGATGAAGGGCATAGACATTCTCAACAGACATGGCGTAGATTGGAACGCGATGGCTGTGGTGAATAACCTGAATGCGGAGGCACCACTGGGGTTCTATCATTTCTTCAAGGATATAGGATGCCACTATATCCAGTTTACGCCCGTGGTGGAGCGCATCAAAGGACACGAGGACGGACGCCATCTGGCATCGCTGACAGACAGTGAAGAGTTGGCGCTGGCCGATTTCTCAGTCACACCAGAGCAATGGGGTCGTTTCCTCTGTGAGCTATTCGACGAGTGGGTGCGCAAGGATGTAGGCACGTATTTCATACAGTTGTTTGATGCCACACTGGCCAATTATGCAGGTATAGAACCAGGCATATGCTCAATGTCAGAGAGTTGCGGTCATGCCAACGTGATGGAGTATAATGGCGACCTGTATAGCTGCGACCACTTCGTATTCCCAGAATATAAACTGGGCAACATCAACAAAGAGACACTCACGGAGATGCTCTACGGCGAACGGCAGACGACATTCGGAAGGAACAAAAGAGCGACACTGCCTCAGCAATGTCGCGAATGTAAATTTAACAGAATCTGCAATGGAGAATGTCCAAGAAACCGATTCGTAAAAGACCGTTACGGCAACCCTGGACTGAACTACCTATGTGCGGGCTATCATAAGTTCTTTGAGCATTCAGCACCCTATTTCGCATTTATGAAACAGGAGCTGGACAACGACAGGGCGCCTGCCAACGTGATGAGCCAATTGTTCTGA
- a CDS encoding SemiSWEET family sugar transporter, translating into MEQSLVFEICGWLASVTMVLGYLPQAIETIRTRNTDGIALPTFLMMGIGSICFMLQGLLHKPEILWPLFLTNLVTTTCSMIVFSIKVYNDYFKKK; encoded by the coding sequence ATGGAACAGTCTTTGGTTTTTGAAATATGTGGCTGGTTGGCAAGTGTTACTATGGTTCTCGGCTATCTGCCACAGGCCATAGAGACCATCCGCACGCGTAATACCGATGGCATCGCTCTCCCCACGTTCTTAATGATGGGTATAGGCAGCATCTGCTTCATGTTACAGGGCTTGCTTCATAAGCCGGAAATACTTTGGCCTTTGTTCTTGACCAATCTTGTTACTACTACCTGTAGCATGATTGTGTTCAGCATAAAGGTTTATAACGATTATTTCAAGAAAAAATAG
- a CDS encoding bifunctional response regulator/alkaline phosphatase family protein: MTNAQLLWVDDEMELLKAHILFLQKKGYEVTTASNGTDAIDLCRDNSFDLVLLDEQMPGLSGLETLQRIKEISPATPVVMVTKSEEENIMNQAIGQKIADYLIKPVNPNQILLTLKKNIHRREIETEVTQSQYQQSFQQIAMQIMDCRTWQDWIEVYKRLVHWELELSSTDSQMTEMLQMQKEEANIGFSKFVKQHYLEWVDNGKAKADDAQPIMSPDIFKKRIFPLFDQGEKVFLVVLDNFRYDQWRMLAKEIGDQFDIDEELYYSILPTATQYARNAIFSGLMPRQVAEMFPDLWVDEDEEEGKNLNEAPLVQTLLERYRRRNTFSYHKVNNSSDADHLMQQFKSLEKNDLNVVVFNFIDMLSHARTESRMVRELANNESAYRSITLSWFRHSVIADFFRQLAQTDYRVIVTTDHGSIRCTKPVKIVGDRNTNTNLRYKLGKNLGYDSKDLFVIKDPKQAQLPQPNLSTSYVFATGDSFFAYPNNYNYYVSYYKDTFQHGGISMEEMLIPLISMKGKKR; encoded by the coding sequence ATGACCAACGCTCAACTACTCTGGGTGGATGATGAGATGGAGCTTCTGAAAGCACACATCTTGTTCCTACAGAAAAAAGGATATGAAGTGACCACCGCTTCCAATGGCACGGATGCCATTGACCTTTGTCGTGACAATTCTTTTGATCTTGTGCTGCTCGATGAACAGATGCCTGGCCTTTCGGGACTGGAGACGCTGCAGCGTATAAAGGAAATATCTCCTGCCACACCTGTAGTCATGGTGACGAAGAGTGAGGAGGAGAATATCATGAACCAGGCAATAGGTCAGAAGATTGCCGACTATCTCATCAAGCCTGTGAACCCCAACCAGATACTGCTCACGCTGAAGAAGAACATACATCGCCGTGAGATAGAGACCGAGGTGACGCAGAGCCAGTATCAGCAGAGCTTCCAGCAGATAGCCATGCAGATTATGGACTGTCGCACATGGCAGGACTGGATTGAGGTATATAAGAGGCTTGTGCACTGGGAACTGGAACTGTCATCTACTGACTCGCAGATGACAGAGATGCTTCAGATGCAGAAGGAGGAGGCAAACATTGGCTTCTCGAAATTTGTCAAACAGCATTATCTTGAGTGGGTGGATAACGGTAAGGCAAAGGCTGACGACGCTCAGCCCATCATGTCGCCCGACATCTTCAAGAAGCGCATCTTCCCATTGTTTGACCAGGGCGAGAAGGTGTTCCTCGTGGTGCTCGATAATTTCCGCTATGACCAGTGGCGTATGCTTGCCAAGGAGATTGGCGACCAGTTCGATATTGACGAAGAGCTGTATTATAGCATACTGCCCACGGCCACGCAATATGCGCGAAATGCCATCTTCTCAGGGCTTATGCCTCGACAAGTGGCAGAAATGTTCCCTGACCTGTGGGTTGATGAGGACGAAGAGGAAGGCAAGAACCTTAATGAGGCACCGCTTGTGCAGACACTTCTTGAGCGCTATCGTCGTAGAAACACATTCTCTTATCATAAGGTGAATAACTCGTCGGATGCTGACCACCTCATGCAGCAGTTCAAGAGTTTGGAGAAGAACGACCTGAATGTTGTGGTGTTCAACTTTATTGACATGCTCTCGCATGCACGTACGGAAAGTCGCATGGTGCGTGAATTGGCAAATAACGAGTCGGCTTATCGAAGCATAACATTGTCATGGTTCCGTCATTCTGTTATTGCCGACTTCTTCCGTCAGCTGGCACAGACTGACTATCGTGTCATCGTTACAACCGATCATGGCTCAATACGCTGTACGAAGCCAGTGAAGATAGTTGGCGATCGTAACACTAATACCAACCTGCGATATAAGTTAGGTAAGAACCTCGGCTATGATTCAAAGGATTTGTTCGTGATAAAAGACCCCAAACAGGCTCAGCTGCCACAGCCGAACCTCTCTACAAGCTATGTCTTTGCTACGGGTGACTCCTTCTTTGCCTATCCTAACAACTATAACTACTACGTGTCTTATTATAAGGACACCTTCCAGCATGGTGGTATCTCAATGGAAGAGATGCTCATACCGCTCATCAGCATGAAAGGAAAGAAACGATGA
- a CDS encoding helix-turn-helix transcriptional regulator, whose translation MRNFILADNQELTRFALESLLQQDETALVYRAFDRVGLVSLLKEHESAIVILDYTLFDFADEDQLLIVAERFSLSQWVLISDELTSRFLRRVVYSSHQFSVVFKDGPLQEVREALQAASRHNRYISQRALEVIISQQQDDDEQPSVLTATETEIVKAIAQGKTTKEIASERFSSIHTITTHRKNIFRKLGVNTAHEVVKYALRAGLIDSSEFYI comes from the coding sequence ATGAGAAACTTTATCTTAGCAGACAATCAGGAACTGACACGCTTCGCACTGGAGAGCCTTCTTCAGCAGGACGAAACAGCATTGGTTTATCGAGCCTTCGACAGGGTAGGACTGGTATCCCTTCTCAAAGAACATGAGAGTGCCATTGTTATTCTCGACTATACGCTGTTCGACTTCGCCGATGAGGATCAGCTCCTGATTGTCGCTGAGCGTTTCTCACTATCGCAGTGGGTGCTTATAAGCGATGAGCTGACTTCTCGTTTTCTCCGTCGTGTTGTTTATTCCTCACACCAGTTTAGCGTCGTTTTCAAGGATGGCCCTTTACAGGAGGTGCGTGAAGCTTTGCAAGCTGCCAGTCGTCATAACCGCTATATCAGTCAGCGTGCACTAGAGGTGATTATCAGTCAACAGCAGGATGATGATGAGCAACCCAGTGTGTTGACAGCCACTGAGACGGAAATTGTGAAGGCCATAGCTCAGGGTAAGACAACCAAGGAGATTGCCAGCGAGCGCTTCTCGAGCATTCACACTATCACCACTCATCGTAAGAACATCTTCCGTAAGCTGGGTGTGAACACTGCTCATGAGGTTGTGAAATATGCCCTGCGAGCAGGACTGATAGACTCCTCCGAGTTCTATATCTGA
- a CDS encoding tetratricopeptide repeat protein: MCRTARIIMFLAIVSLMMAGCSTHKNTGSSRWWHSFTARYNTFYNGSQAYEDGALEKEKGNKDNFTELIPLYTVGNKSSRDIGKGNFDRAIEKSEKAIKQHSIKAKPKWTKTRRKTDKDKEWLSRREYNPFLWKAWLMLGKSQFQKGDFDEAAATFSYMSRLYETQPAINDIARSWLARSYMELGWIYDAEDVMRRSNNRGKGKGRAVTQDTIHYKAQADWDYTYANYYVKTGDFEKAIPYLQKAIKHERRKNQKARMWFLMAQMETQLGHSQQAYKAYQKVVAQNPPYEVEFNARIAQTEVMAKGNSKKMISRLRRMARSDNNKDYLDQVYYAIGNIYMTQNDTMKAITAYEEGNKKATRAGIEKGVLLLRLGGIYWDMERYNDAQRCYGEAIGLLDKDRPDYAELSRRSKVLDELVPHTDAVHLQDSLQQLAKMSEKERNEAIDRVIEALKKKEKEERDKEREAEVEKVLQKQGAVGNRNTVTPRTPIANNQQEKGLWYFYNPMAVNQGKQQFEKQWGKRENADNWRRANQTVVASTNIDDPEQLQAMEDSLMAQQAISDSIANAEEQKNDSAQNDPHRREYYLAQIPFTEEQVQASNLIIMDGLFHSGVIFKDKLDNSTLEDAPRSKPLLLSEKYLTRLTSQYADYEHNDEALYHLFLLYSRMGLHDKASLCLQQMQTDYPESEWTVLLSDPDFAVNARFGAHIEDSMYSATYDAFKQIRYAEVKSNAQLSAERFPLGENRPKFLFVHGLTLLNEGDAKGCLEQLKLVVDKYPKSDVAEMAGMIIKGVQEGRTLNGGTFDLDDVWSRRDLTLADDSTSTDTLSTDRTLPFVFMLVYQPDSLRLFGADDKTHSVTENENQLLFEIARYNFTQFTVRNFEINIERQSGVNRMMVSGFLNYDEALQYARKLYAEPDMANRLGGCRHLIVSDHNLSLIGTRYSYRDYEEFYERTFAPLEISNEELLDVPEAIEQTEEDENETGNDGQQPATYSGGDVLEDDLW; the protein is encoded by the coding sequence ATGTGTAGAACAGCCAGAATAATCATGTTTCTTGCCATCGTTAGTTTAATGATGGCAGGCTGTTCCACGCATAAAAATACAGGCTCGTCACGATGGTGGCATTCTTTTACGGCGCGCTATAACACATTTTATAACGGTTCGCAAGCCTATGAGGATGGCGCTCTCGAGAAAGAGAAAGGCAACAAAGACAATTTTACGGAACTTATACCATTATATACCGTTGGCAACAAGTCAAGCCGCGACATAGGAAAGGGTAATTTCGACCGTGCTATCGAAAAGAGCGAGAAAGCCATTAAGCAACATAGCATAAAGGCAAAGCCAAAGTGGACGAAGACACGCCGCAAGACCGATAAAGACAAGGAGTGGCTGTCGCGCCGCGAGTATAATCCTTTCCTGTGGAAGGCATGGCTAATGCTGGGAAAGTCGCAGTTCCAGAAAGGTGATTTCGATGAGGCTGCTGCCACATTCTCTTATATGTCTAGATTGTATGAGACACAGCCTGCGATAAACGATATTGCACGCTCGTGGCTGGCACGCTCTTATATGGAGCTCGGCTGGATCTATGATGCAGAAGACGTGATGCGTCGTTCCAATAACCGAGGTAAGGGTAAGGGACGTGCTGTTACTCAGGATACCATTCACTATAAGGCGCAGGCCGACTGGGATTATACCTATGCAAACTACTATGTGAAAACTGGCGACTTCGAAAAGGCTATTCCTTATCTGCAGAAGGCAATAAAACATGAGCGCAGAAAGAACCAGAAGGCACGCATGTGGTTCCTCATGGCACAGATGGAGACACAGTTGGGACACAGCCAGCAGGCGTATAAGGCTTATCAGAAGGTTGTTGCGCAGAATCCTCCGTATGAGGTGGAGTTCAATGCGCGTATAGCTCAGACGGAGGTGATGGCAAAGGGTAATTCGAAGAAGATGATCTCCCGCCTGCGTCGTATGGCACGCTCTGATAATAACAAGGACTACTTGGATCAGGTCTATTATGCTATAGGCAATATCTACATGACTCAGAACGATACCATGAAGGCTATCACAGCCTACGAGGAAGGCAACAAGAAAGCCACGCGCGCTGGTATAGAGAAAGGTGTATTGCTGCTGAGGCTTGGAGGAATATACTGGGACATGGAGCGATATAACGATGCCCAGCGCTGCTATGGCGAGGCAATAGGTCTTCTCGATAAGGACCGTCCTGACTATGCAGAGCTGTCACGCCGTTCGAAGGTGCTCGATGAGCTTGTGCCCCATACCGATGCCGTTCATCTGCAGGACTCTCTGCAGCAGTTGGCGAAGATGTCAGAGAAAGAGCGTAACGAAGCCATCGATCGTGTTATTGAGGCTCTGAAGAAGAAGGAAAAAGAAGAGCGCGACAAAGAGCGTGAGGCCGAGGTTGAGAAAGTGTTGCAGAAACAGGGCGCTGTGGGTAACCGCAATACTGTGACACCTCGTACTCCTATTGCTAATAACCAGCAGGAGAAGGGCTTGTGGTATTTCTACAATCCGATGGCTGTGAACCAGGGTAAGCAGCAGTTCGAGAAGCAGTGGGGCAAGCGTGAGAATGCCGATAACTGGCGTCGCGCTAACCAGACAGTCGTGGCTTCCACAAATATCGATGATCCTGAACAGTTGCAGGCCATGGAAGACTCGCTCATGGCACAGCAGGCTATCAGCGATTCTATTGCGAATGCCGAGGAACAGAAAAACGACAGCGCTCAGAACGACCCTCATCGTCGTGAGTACTATCTCGCACAGATACCTTTCACTGAGGAACAGGTGCAGGCAAGTAATCTCATCATCATGGACGGACTGTTCCATTCTGGTGTGATATTCAAGGACAAGCTCGACAACTCTACGCTGGAAGATGCTCCAAGGAGCAAGCCCCTGCTGCTATCGGAGAAATACCTCACGAGACTCACTTCACAATATGCTGACTATGAGCATAATGACGAGGCGTTGTATCATCTGTTCCTGCTCTATTCACGAATGGGACTTCATGACAAGGCTTCACTATGCCTGCAACAGATGCAGACCGATTATCCTGAAAGCGAGTGGACGGTGCTTCTCAGTGACCCTGACTTTGCTGTAAATGCACGCTTCGGCGCTCATATAGAGGACTCTATGTATTCTGCTACTTACGATGCTTTCAAACAGATAAGGTATGCAGAGGTGAAGAGCAACGCACAGCTCTCGGCAGAGCGATTCCCATTGGGTGAGAATCGTCCGAAGTTCCTTTTTGTTCACGGACTGACGTTGCTAAACGAAGGCGATGCGAAGGGCTGTCTCGAACAGCTCAAGCTGGTGGTGGATAAATATCCTAAGAGTGACGTGGCAGAGATGGCAGGCATGATCATCAAGGGCGTTCAGGAGGGACGAACGCTTAATGGCGGTACATTCGACCTCGATGACGTGTGGTCGCGTCGTGATTTGACACTGGCTGATGACTCCACATCTACCGATACTCTTTCTACAGACCGTACGTTGCCGTTTGTCTTCATGCTCGTCTATCAGCCTGACTCGTTGCGACTCTTTGGTGCTGACGACAAGACTCATTCCGTAACTGAGAATGAGAACCAGTTGCTCTTTGAGATAGCACGCTATAACTTCACTCAGTTCACCGTTCGTAACTTCGAAATCAATATAGAACGGCAGAGTGGGGTGAACCGAATGATGGTGAGCGGATTCCTGAACTATGATGAGGCTCTGCAGTATGCACGAAAGCTGTATGCTGAGCCTGACATGGCAAACCGTCTGGGCGGTTGCCGTCATCTGATAGTAAGCGACCACAACCTCTCGCTCATAGGCACACGTTACAGCTATCGTGACTATGAGGAGTTCTATGAACGCACCTTCGCTCCACTGGAGATAAGCAACGAGGAGCTCCTTGATGTGCCTGAAGCGATAGAACAGACAGAAGAGGATGAAAACGAGACTGGGAATGACGGACAACAGCCGGCAACGTACAGTGGAGGTGACGTCTTAGAAGATGACCTGTGGTGA